In the Paenibacillus sp. FSL H7-0357 genome, one interval contains:
- a CDS encoding SAM-dependent methyltransferase: MSGAKLDLQRIVVIGRTFEEYLRMFNLQREELAGRRILDCPAGVCSFTAAANQLGAEAVAADIAYCHSAEVLMEKGIKDIQHAILQLGKVQQNFLWNEFKSIEELKQARTEALTASTLDRQQNEERYISAVLPQLPFADLSFELTLSAHFLFMYSDRLDYDFHLQSLQELMRVTSEEIRIFPLIDLSGRRYEEMDRLIEYIHTQGWNTEELKVSYEFQKGANSMLRMTRSRGMQSA; the protein is encoded by the coding sequence ATGAGTGGAGCGAAACTGGATTTACAGCGGATTGTTGTGATTGGGCGGACCTTTGAGGAATATTTGCGGATGTTCAATTTGCAGCGTGAGGAGCTGGCCGGGCGGAGAATACTCGATTGTCCTGCGGGTGTTTGCTCTTTCACGGCTGCGGCGAATCAGCTCGGCGCTGAAGCCGTCGCCGCTGATATTGCCTACTGCCATTCTGCGGAAGTTCTGATGGAGAAGGGAATCAAGGATATTCAGCACGCTATACTGCAGCTTGGGAAGGTGCAGCAGAATTTCCTGTGGAATGAGTTTAAATCCATCGAAGAGCTGAAGCAGGCAAGAACCGAAGCGTTAACAGCCAGCACTTTGGACAGACAACAGAACGAGGAACGTTATATTTCGGCGGTGCTCCCGCAGCTGCCTTTTGCCGATCTAAGTTTTGAGCTTACATTATCCGCGCATTTTCTATTCATGTATAGTGACCGTCTGGACTATGATTTTCATCTCCAGAGTCTGCAGGAGCTGATGCGTGTGACAAGTGAAGAAATCCGCATCTTCCCACTGATCGATCTATCCGGCCGCAGATATGAAGAAATGGACCGTTTAATAGAATATATTCACACTCAGGGCTGGAATACAGAAGAGCTTAAAGTCTCCTATGAATTCCAAAAAGGCGCAAACAGCATGCTGCGGATGACGAGGAGCAGAGGAATGCAGTCTGCATAG
- a CDS encoding SDR family NAD(P)-dependent oxidoreductase, which translates to MELTNKVALVTGGGTGIGRATSLELARLGAVVAVNYSRSEQEALETVQQIIDQGGQAIAVQADVSRDVEVRAMVEQIAATFGRVDVLINNASITKHIPLEDLDAATEEVWDQLLDVNVKGMFFCARAVAPYMKQSKQGAIVNLGSIAGNTGSGSSLPYAVSKAAVHGLTKSLARALSPEIRVNAVAPGAVATRWWTGREAQMLRLAPNLLLQQIATAEDIARFICSVVVQEALTGQIITVDSGQTL; encoded by the coding sequence ATGGAGCTTACAAACAAAGTGGCGCTCGTAACAGGCGGGGGTACCGGCATAGGCAGAGCCACAAGCCTTGAGCTGGCACGGCTCGGGGCGGTGGTCGCTGTTAATTATTCCCGTTCGGAACAGGAAGCGCTGGAAACTGTTCAACAGATCATTGATCAAGGCGGACAGGCCATCGCGGTACAGGCCGATGTTTCACGGGACGTCGAAGTCCGGGCGATGGTTGAACAAATCGCAGCAACATTCGGCCGTGTGGATGTGCTCATCAATAATGCCAGCATTACAAAGCACATCCCTCTGGAGGATCTCGATGCAGCTACGGAAGAAGTCTGGGATCAATTATTGGATGTCAACGTCAAAGGAATGTTCTTTTGCGCCCGGGCAGTGGCTCCTTATATGAAGCAAAGCAAGCAGGGAGCCATTGTCAACCTCGGCAGCATTGCCGGAAATACCGGCTCCGGCTCCTCTCTTCCTTATGCGGTGTCCAAAGCCGCCGTACATGGACTTACCAAGTCACTGGCCCGCGCGCTTTCACCGGAGATCCGGGTCAATGCTGTGGCTCCGGGAGCCGTCGCGACGAGATGGTGGACCGGCCGGGAAGCGCAGATGCTGCGCCTGGCTCCCAATCTTCTGCTGCAGCAGATCGCCACAGCGGAAGATATCGCCCGGTTCA
- a CDS encoding alpha-galactosidase has product MAIQYFSDERIFHLQSKATSYVIQLLPTGVPAHVYWGRKIRSTGLSSILQRTERCSFSPAPYPEDMSISYDTIAQEYPVYGVGDFRHPAYQIQAENGTTASEALYDKHRIYRGKPALEGLPATYTEHEEEADTLEIELLDPVAGLRIILCYTVFNELNAITRSVRFVNEGSQSLRLLRGLSMSVDFRDSNYDMLHLSGSWARERYVERRALASGMQGIESRRGASSHAQNPFIALLSKGADEDHGEVYGVSLVYSGGFSAQAEVEPYKTTRLSIGINPFDFNWLLEQGQAFQTPEAVLVFSADGIGSMSRTYHKLYRTRLSRGTHRDRTRPVLVNNWEATYFNFTADKIEDIARAGSELGLELFVLDDGWFGRRNDDRSSLGDWFVDANKLPEGLDDLAKRVNGLGLQFGLWFEPEMISPDSELYTRHPDWCLHVPDRRRTEGRMQLVLDFSREDVCQAIGDRIADVLRSAPISYVKWDMNRNMTEIGSALLPPERQRETAHRYMLGLYGVLERITSEFPDVLFESCSGGGGRFDPGMLYYMPQTWTSDNTDAISRLKIQYGTSIVYPLSSMGSHVSAVPNHQVHRNTSLELRGHIAMSGNFGYELDLTKFTEEEKETVKAQVALYKELRPLVQFGEQYRLLSPFEGNETAWLIAAEDKSEAVVVYARTLAEPNDSLYYLRLKGLDPEADYEWLEGGGVYGGDHLMYAGLPLPNLHGDFQSVLWRFRRV; this is encoded by the coding sequence ATGGCAATTCAATATTTTTCCGACGAACGCATCTTTCATCTTCAGAGCAAGGCAACCAGCTACGTGATTCAGTTGCTGCCGACCGGAGTTCCGGCGCATGTATATTGGGGCAGAAAAATCCGTTCAACCGGTCTGTCGTCCATCCTACAGCGGACTGAACGCTGCTCCTTCTCGCCAGCCCCATATCCTGAGGACATGTCTATCTCTTACGATACGATAGCACAGGAGTACCCGGTTTATGGTGTGGGTGATTTCCGCCATCCAGCCTACCAGATCCAGGCTGAGAACGGAACTACGGCTTCCGAGGCGCTGTATGACAAACACCGCATTTACCGGGGAAAGCCTGCTCTTGAGGGGCTGCCAGCTACATATACCGAGCATGAAGAGGAAGCCGATACACTGGAGATCGAGCTGCTCGATCCTGTGGCCGGGCTGCGGATTATCCTCTGCTATACCGTATTTAATGAATTGAACGCCATTACCCGTTCTGTGCGGTTTGTCAATGAAGGCAGCCAGTCGCTGAGGCTGCTGCGTGGACTCAGCATGAGTGTGGATTTCCGTGACTCGAATTACGATATGCTTCATTTGTCCGGGTCCTGGGCGAGGGAGCGATATGTGGAACGCAGAGCACTTGCTTCCGGCATGCAGGGTATCGAGAGCCGCCGGGGAGCGAGCAGCCATGCACAGAATCCATTTATCGCCCTGCTGTCCAAAGGTGCGGATGAAGACCATGGCGAGGTATATGGCGTCAGCCTGGTTTACAGCGGCGGATTTAGCGCACAGGCTGAGGTTGAGCCGTACAAGACAACCCGCTTATCCATCGGGATTAATCCTTTCGACTTCAACTGGCTGCTGGAGCAGGGACAGGCGTTCCAGACTCCCGAAGCTGTACTGGTCTTCTCGGCGGATGGCATCGGTTCGATGTCACGGACCTATCATAAGCTGTACCGTACCCGGCTGAGCCGCGGCACCCACCGCGACCGTACCCGGCCAGTACTCGTCAATAACTGGGAAGCGACTTATTTCAATTTCACCGCCGACAAGATTGAAGACATCGCCCGTGCCGGCAGCGAGCTTGGACTGGAGCTGTTTGTGCTGGATGACGGCTGGTTCGGTCGCCGCAATGATGACCGCAGCTCACTGGGGGACTGGTTCGTGGATGCGAATAAGCTGCCGGAGGGATTGGATGATCTGGCCAAGCGTGTAAACGGGCTGGGCCTGCAATTTGGCCTCTGGTTCGAACCGGAGATGATTTCGCCGGACAGCGAACTGTACACCCGGCATCCCGATTGGTGCCTGCATGTGCCGGACCGCCGCAGAACAGAAGGACGGATGCAGCTTGTGCTCGATTTCTCCCGTGAGGATGTCTGCCAGGCGATCGGCGACAGGATTGCCGATGTGCTGCGCAGCGCGCCAATCTCCTATGTGAAATGGGATATGAACCGCAATATGACCGAAATTGGCTCTGCGCTGCTGCCGCCGGAAAGACAGCGGGAAACGGCGCACCGTTATATGCTCGGTCTTTATGGAGTGCTTGAACGGATTACCTCGGAGTTTCCGGATGTCCTGTTTGAGAGCTGCTCCGGCGGGGGAGGGCGCTTCGATCCGGGAATGCTCTATTATATGCCGCAGACCTGGACAAGCGATAATACCGATGCGATCAGCAGACTCAAAATCCAGTATGGAACGAGCATCGTCTATCCGCTTAGCTCCATGGGCAGCCATGTCTCGGCCGTGCCGAACCATCAGGTACACCGCAATACTTCTCTTGAACTGCGCGGACATATCGCAATGTCAGGCAATTTCGGCTATGAGCTGGATCTGACAAAGTTTACGGAAGAAGAGAAGGAAACGGTAAAAGCACAGGTAGCGCTCTACAAGGAGCTGCGGCCGCTGGTGCAGTTCGGGGAGCAGTACAGACTGCTCAGCCCGTTTGAAGGCAACGAGACCGCATGGCTGATTGCGGCTGAAGATAAATCCGAGGCTGTCGTCGTGTATGCCCGGACACTGGCCGAGCCCAATGATTCACTGTATTATCTTCGCCTGAAAGGACTGGATCCCGAAGCGGATTATGAGTGGCTGGAAGGCGGAGGCGTGTATGGAGGAGATCATCTTATGTATGCGGGGCTGCCATTGCCGAATCTGCACGGTGATTTCCAGAGCGTGCTCTGGCGTTTCCGCAGAGTCTAG
- a CDS encoding LysR family transcriptional regulator, with product MDFKALITFQTIVSTGSFNRAAEELNYAQSTITMQIQKLESQLGVQLLERGKGISLTEAGRLFHEQSLLIVKDMERLQSSLAEMKSGEAGSVRLGATDPTASYRLPRLLQQFMSLYPKIEISVDIAGTPALTERLLRGELDMVLCSAPELGKELHFEPLFMEKFVLLMPEDHSLADLPEVTPDHLRGHRLLITAVNCPYRKKLESVLQEFAGPPLNTMEVGSMTALKFYVEAGLGLAFVPESTLAPVPAGTAVRQLAGGAVDMACGIACRVAGYPLRSASLRLYQFLKRELSLC from the coding sequence ATGGACTTCAAGGCGCTGATTACCTTCCAGACGATCGTAAGCACAGGAAGCTTTAACCGTGCGGCGGAAGAGCTGAATTATGCCCAGTCGACGATTACAATGCAAATACAGAAGCTGGAATCACAGCTGGGGGTACAGTTGCTCGAACGCGGCAAGGGGATTAGCTTAACGGAAGCCGGGCGGCTATTCCATGAACAGAGCCTGCTCATTGTGAAGGACATGGAACGGTTGCAGAGCAGTCTCGCGGAAATGAAATCTGGCGAGGCGGGGAGTGTCCGTCTGGGTGCAACCGATCCTACTGCCAGCTATCGGCTGCCTCGTCTTTTGCAGCAATTCATGAGCCTTTACCCCAAGATTGAAATCTCGGTAGATATCGCCGGAACGCCGGCGCTCACCGAGCGGCTGCTCCGCGGGGAACTCGACATGGTGCTGTGTTCAGCACCGGAGCTGGGAAAGGAGCTGCACTTTGAGCCTCTGTTCATGGAGAAATTCGTGCTGTTAATGCCGGAGGACCATTCGCTCGCTGACCTGCCGGAGGTGACTCCAGATCATCTTCGCGGACATCGGCTGCTGATTACGGCCGTCAATTGCCCCTACCGCAAAAAATTGGAGAGCGTACTGCAGGAATTCGCCGGACCGCCGCTGAATACCATGGAAGTCGGCAGTATGACAGCGCTGAAATTCTACGTAGAGGCTGGTTTAGGCCTTGCGTTTGTCCCTGAGTCTACACTTGCGCCCGTACCGGCGGGAACGGCAGTGAGGCAGCTGGCAGGAGGAGCTGTAGACATGGCCTGCGGAATCGCCTGCAGAGTGGCCGGTTATCCGCTCCGGTCGGCCAGCTTGAGACTGTATCAATTTCTGAAACGGGAGCTGTCGTTATGCTAA
- a CDS encoding nitroreductase family protein, protein MSTFTDLVQSRRSAMNFVEGIKIPQNELEDMFSLTRLAPSSSNLQHTHYKVISDPALKEEIRRGAYDQYKIHTASAVIIVLGDKLAYQQAPEIYSGLKLLGAMSQEEYDNTIQSINDAYEGNDAFQRDEAIRNASLSAMQFMLIAKDKGWDTCPMIGFDPEAIKATLNIPDHLVPALMITIGKDYKRKIRPRGYRKPVNEFVEFF, encoded by the coding sequence ATGAGTACTTTTACAGATTTGGTGCAATCCCGCAGATCAGCTATGAATTTCGTGGAAGGGATCAAGATCCCGCAAAACGAACTGGAGGACATGTTCTCTCTCACCCGGCTCGCCCCTTCAAGCTCCAATTTGCAGCATACACATTACAAGGTGATCAGCGATCCGGCACTGAAGGAGGAAATCCGCAGAGGTGCTTATGACCAATATAAAATCCACACGGCTTCCGCCGTTATTATTGTGCTCGGAGATAAGCTTGCCTATCAGCAGGCACCGGAAATTTACAGCGGACTGAAATTGCTTGGCGCTATGAGCCAGGAGGAATATGACAACACCATTCAATCCATCAACGATGCCTACGAAGGAAATGATGCTTTCCAGCGTGATGAAGCCATTCGCAACGCCTCCCTGTCCGCCATGCAGTTCATGCTGATTGCCAAGGATAAAGGCTGGGATACCTGCCCGATGATCGGCTTTGATCCCGAAGCCATCAAGGCCACCCTCAATATCCCGGACCATCTTGTGCCGGCTCTGATGATTACCATCGGCAAAGACTACAAACGCAAGATCAGACCGCGCGGCTACCGCAAGCCGGTAAATGAGTTTGTTGAATTCTTCTGA